The Engystomops pustulosus chromosome 4, aEngPut4.maternal, whole genome shotgun sequence genome contains a region encoding:
- the UCN3 gene encoding urocortin-3 — protein MPHTRLLLLLLILCMARSSLHYNFYKTESIFSCLKEVLEEAKRRSLEDNSVLNKRGYDFGPSDNLLSQEEEEEGEEEKEKRTFPAARYRYLSQAQVKGKVYQNKAKSDRRTKFTLSLDVPTNLMNILFDIAKAKNMRAKAAANAQLMAQIGRRK, from the coding sequence ATGCCACACACTAGGCTACTCCTGCTACTGCTCATACTGTGCATGGCCCGGTCAAGTCTCCACTATAACTTTTACAAAACAGAGTCAATTTTCAGCTGTCTCAAAGAAGTCCTTGAGGAAGCCAAAAGGAGAAGTTTAGAAGACAATTCGGTTCTTAACAAGAGGGGCTATGACTTTGGACCAAGTGATAACCTATTATcccaagaagaagaggaggaaggagaggaagaGAAAGAGAAAAGGACATTTCCAGCAGCACGTTACAGATATCTGTCACAGGCCCAGGTGAAGGGCAAGGTATATCAAAACAAGGCCAAAAGTGATCGCCGGACCAAATTTACTCTTTCACTGGATGTACCTACTAATCTAATGAACATTCTATTCGATATTGCAAAGGCTAAAAACATGAGGGCGAAAGCTGCAGCAAATGCCCAACTGATGGCCCAGATTGGTAGGCGAAAGTAA